From a region of the Pseudoclavibacter endophyticus genome:
- a CDS encoding SRPBCC family protein yields the protein MRQVLVLNRDIAAPPAAVWRVISEIDERPGRLRGVESVERLPGPDGAIVEGYRVGTAWRETRRMFGRTASEDLVVTSVDPGRSTTIEASAGSIHYVTAFHLAPAPFDGTTLTFEFSGDDRGPRRRASAFVLDIVGSVGRAATKRAMLRDLDDIAKAAEALGR from the coding sequence ATGCGACAGGTGCTTGTGCTGAACCGAGACATCGCCGCGCCGCCCGCAGCCGTCTGGCGGGTCATCAGCGAGATCGACGAGCGCCCCGGGCGCCTGCGCGGTGTCGAGAGCGTCGAACGCCTTCCCGGACCGGACGGTGCGATCGTCGAGGGTTACCGCGTGGGCACGGCGTGGCGCGAGACGCGGCGCATGTTCGGGCGGACGGCGAGCGAGGACCTGGTCGTCACGAGCGTCGACCCGGGCCGCTCCACCACGATCGAGGCCTCCGCGGGCAGCATCCACTACGTCACCGCGTTCCACCTCGCCCCAGCGCCCTTCGACGGCACCACGCTCACGTTCGAATTCTCGGGCGACGACCGCGGGCCGAGGCGGCGCGCATCCGCCTTCGTGCTCGACATCGTCGGGTCGGTCGGTCGGGCCGCCACCAAGCGGGCCATGCTCCGCGACCTCGACGACATCGCAAAGGCGGCGGAGGCACTCGGCCGATGA
- a CDS encoding deoxyguanosinetriphosphate triphosphohydrolase family protein has translation MTPSPRTRRREAETETDRSLVADHETPFRRDLERIRFSPYFARLSAVTQVIGQSGAGPLVHNRLTHSLKVAAVARTIAVEVRDDLDAAPDLPPEYVCDPVVVQAAASAHDLGHPPFGHLGESVLDWIARDQLGLADGFEGNAQTYRIVARLDVCNGPAQGLNLTAATRSAIAKYPWTPAVSSHELPGDALPPGLRVRGDQRGAAGGGRELDVRKFSAYFLEAADLAEAREASHGLIPFQQSLEGSVMDIADDIAYSVHDIDDFHRAGVLGQGAVARELRGWIDGASALRRESADELAGRGAPAGSALELLRRKLRIDDPWIADDDVFAEAVRAVADDLVDGLLADEFDGSISSERALASFTSRWIRHLRESVVLAPRENPRTGLVTLEPLAWHEVEVLKFVHRHFVLGRPDITMYQRGLRRVLVRAVKGLLAWLDDDLDQAHVPLRLRELVEMATDGYLELARERPEGVPPIGAGETRKLGLGRGVLDYVASLSDSQAMAVSDAIDGRPDRLWDVGQRL, from the coding sequence ATGACGCCGTCGCCCCGCACACGCCGTCGCGAGGCGGAGACCGAGACCGACCGCTCGCTCGTCGCCGACCACGAGACGCCGTTCCGCCGCGACCTCGAGCGCATCCGCTTCTCGCCCTACTTCGCCCGGCTCTCGGCCGTGACGCAAGTGATCGGGCAGTCGGGCGCCGGGCCGCTCGTCCACAATCGCCTGACGCACTCGCTCAAAGTCGCCGCCGTCGCGCGCACCATCGCCGTCGAAGTGCGCGACGACCTCGACGCGGCGCCGGACCTGCCGCCCGAGTACGTGTGCGATCCCGTCGTCGTGCAGGCGGCGGCGAGCGCCCACGACCTCGGGCATCCGCCGTTCGGGCATCTCGGCGAGAGCGTGCTCGACTGGATCGCCCGCGACCAGCTCGGCCTCGCCGACGGGTTCGAGGGCAACGCGCAGACGTACCGCATCGTCGCGCGGCTCGACGTGTGCAACGGACCCGCGCAGGGACTCAACCTGACGGCGGCGACGCGTTCGGCGATCGCGAAGTACCCCTGGACGCCCGCTGTCTCGTCCCACGAGCTCCCCGGTGACGCGCTGCCGCCCGGCCTGCGCGTCCGCGGAGATCAGCGCGGCGCCGCGGGCGGGGGCCGTGAGCTCGACGTGCGCAAGTTCTCGGCCTACTTTCTCGAGGCCGCCGATCTCGCCGAGGCGCGCGAGGCGTCGCACGGGCTCATTCCCTTCCAGCAATCGCTCGAGGGCTCGGTCATGGACATCGCCGACGACATCGCGTACTCGGTGCACGACATCGACGACTTCCACCGGGCCGGCGTACTCGGGCAGGGAGCGGTCGCCCGCGAGCTGCGCGGCTGGATCGACGGCGCGAGCGCGCTGCGCCGCGAATCGGCCGACGAGTTGGCGGGACGGGGCGCCCCGGCGGGGAGCGCGCTCGAGCTTCTGCGCCGGAAGCTGCGCATCGACGATCCCTGGATCGCCGACGACGACGTGTTCGCCGAGGCGGTGCGCGCGGTCGCCGACGACCTCGTCGATGGCCTCCTCGCCGACGAGTTCGACGGCTCGATCTCCTCCGAGCGCGCGCTCGCGTCGTTCACGAGCCGCTGGATCCGCCACCTCCGCGAGTCGGTGGTGCTCGCGCCCCGCGAGAATCCCCGCACGGGGCTCGTGACGCTCGAACCGCTCGCGTGGCACGAGGTCGAGGTGCTCAAGTTCGTGCATCGGCACTTCGTGCTCGGCCGCCCGGACATCACGATGTACCAGCGGGGTCTGCGCCGCGTGCTCGTGCGCGCCGTCAAGGGGCTGCTGGCCTGGCTCGACGACGACCTCGACCAGGCCCACGTGCCGCTGCGGCTGCGCGAGCTCGTCGAGATGGCCACCGACGGGTATCTGGAGCTCGCGCGCGAACGGCCGGAGGGCGTGCCGCCCATCGGCGCGGGCGAAACCAGAAAGCTCGGCCTCGGGCGCGGCGTGCTCGACTACGTCGCGTCGCTGTCCGACAGCCAGGCGATGGCCGTCTCGGATGCGATCGACGGCCGGCCCGATCGGCTCTGGGACGTGGGGCAGCGGCTGTAG
- a CDS encoding SDR family NAD(P)-dependent oxidoreductase yields MNLQGTTALVTGAASGLGAATATLLAERGATVIGIDLAAAIERAGEQADGIGLIAADVTDEAAIRTALGRVDGARPLRLAVNCAGIGPAERILSSKGTHDLELFRRTLDVNLVGTFNVLRLAAETMAGQAPDACGDRGVIVNTASIAAFEGQVGQVAYSASKAGVVGMTITAARDLARNRIRVCTIAPGIVDTPMLAALGDEVREALEASIPHPQRLAEPAEYAKLVAMIAEHDYLNGETIRMDGALRMPPQ; encoded by the coding sequence ATGAACCTGCAGGGAACGACCGCGCTCGTGACGGGCGCCGCGTCCGGGCTAGGCGCTGCGACGGCGACGCTCCTCGCCGAGCGCGGCGCGACCGTGATCGGCATCGACCTCGCCGCGGCAATAGAACGCGCCGGCGAGCAAGCCGACGGCATCGGGCTCATCGCGGCCGACGTGACCGATGAGGCAGCGATTCGCACCGCGCTCGGGCGCGTCGACGGTGCGCGGCCGCTGCGGCTCGCGGTGAACTGCGCCGGCATCGGGCCGGCCGAGCGCATCCTGTCGTCGAAGGGCACGCACGACCTCGAGCTCTTCCGGCGCACGCTCGACGTGAACCTCGTCGGCACGTTCAACGTGCTTCGGCTCGCGGCCGAGACGATGGCCGGCCAGGCGCCGGACGCGTGCGGCGACAGGGGCGTCATCGTCAACACCGCGTCGATCGCCGCGTTCGAGGGCCAGGTGGGGCAGGTCGCCTACAGCGCCTCGAAGGCGGGCGTCGTCGGCATGACCATTACCGCGGCGCGGGATCTCGCGCGCAACCGCATCCGCGTCTGCACGATCGCGCCCGGCATCGTCGACACCCCCATGCTCGCGGCTCTCGGCGACGAGGTGCGCGAGGCGCTCGAAGCGTCGATCCCGCATCCGCAACGACTCGCCGAGCCCGCCGAGTACGCGAAGCTCGTCGCGATGATCGCCGAGCATGACTATCTCAACGGCGAGACCATTCGCATGGACGGCGCACTGCGCATGCCCCCGCAGTAG
- a CDS encoding acetyl-CoA C-acyltransferase, which translates to MSIVIAGGARTPIGKLLGALRPLTAAELGRHAIEAALARSGVTAADVDLVYLGNVIQAGVGPSVARLSSIAAGVPMTAVATTINKQCLSGLAAIRLAALELGAGDAEVAIAGGTESMTNAPHLAHVRGGIAYGSAEFADALERDGLVCGIEREVMGAATERHQRGLGLSRAEQDEVALRSHARAARAHDGGRFADEIVPIDVPGRRGAVVVDRDEGVRPDTTSESLARLRPAFAADGDITAGNASQLSDGAAAVVVTTAEQAARRGVTPLAEVVATGTVAGPDASLLHQPARAIARACERAGIAPAELDLVEINEAFASVAIASTRELAIDPERVNVNGGAIALGHPVGMSGTRVALTLAHELRRRGGGIGAAALCGGGGQGEAIILRVG; encoded by the coding sequence ATGTCCATCGTCATCGCGGGCGGAGCCCGCACGCCCATCGGCAAGCTCCTCGGCGCACTGCGACCGCTCACAGCGGCTGAGCTCGGTCGGCACGCGATCGAGGCGGCGCTCGCGCGGAGCGGAGTCACGGCGGCCGACGTCGACCTCGTATACCTCGGCAACGTCATTCAGGCTGGTGTCGGGCCGAGCGTGGCCCGGCTGTCTTCGATTGCCGCGGGTGTGCCCATGACGGCGGTCGCGACCACGATCAACAAGCAGTGCCTCTCGGGCCTCGCAGCAATCCGCCTCGCGGCGCTCGAGCTCGGCGCCGGCGACGCCGAGGTGGCGATCGCGGGCGGCACGGAATCGATGACGAACGCGCCGCACCTCGCCCATGTGCGCGGCGGCATCGCGTACGGTTCAGCCGAGTTCGCCGACGCGCTCGAGCGCGACGGTCTCGTGTGCGGCATCGAGCGCGAGGTCATGGGCGCCGCAACCGAACGGCACCAGCGGGGCCTCGGGCTGAGCAGGGCAGAGCAGGATGAGGTCGCCCTGCGCTCGCATGCGCGCGCAGCCCGGGCGCACGACGGCGGCCGCTTCGCCGACGAAATCGTGCCCATCGACGTGCCCGGCCGTCGCGGCGCGGTCGTGGTCGACCGCGACGAGGGCGTTCGGCCCGATACGACGTCAGAGTCGCTCGCGCGGCTTCGGCCGGCCTTCGCCGCCGACGGTGACATCACGGCGGGCAACGCCTCGCAGCTGTCGGACGGTGCCGCGGCGGTCGTCGTGACGACGGCCGAGCAGGCCGCGAGGCGCGGCGTCACGCCCCTCGCCGAGGTGGTCGCGACGGGTACGGTCGCCGGGCCCGACGCCTCCCTGCTGCACCAACCCGCGCGGGCCATCGCGCGGGCCTGCGAGCGCGCCGGCATCGCGCCGGCCGAGCTCGATCTCGTTGAGATCAACGAGGCCTTCGCCTCCGTCGCCATCGCGTCGACCCGCGAACTCGCGATCGATCCGGAGCGCGTGAACGTCAACGGCGGCGCGATCGCCCTCGGTCATCCCGTCGGCATGTCGGGCACGCGCGTCGCGCTCACGCTCGCGCACGAGCTGCGCCGGCGCGGCGGGGGCATCGGCGCGGCCGCGCTCTGCGGGGGCGGTGGCCAGGGCGAGGCGATCATCCTCCGCGTCGGCTGA
- a CDS encoding ABC-F family ATP-binding cassette domain-containing protein, with protein sequence MAHLLGAEALHLEYPTRVIFDGVTVGINEGDRIGIVGRNGDGKSTLLSLLSGRIPPDSGRVTVRGGVRIGMLDQGDTTDPDLTVGRAIVGDRDEHEWAGDAKVRDVIRGLAGDLDWNARVGDLSGGQQRRVSLAHLLTDDHDVVFLDEPTNHLDVEGIAWLAEHLNRRWPRGAGGLVVVTHDRWFLDAVCTGMWEVHDRIIEPFEGGYAAYVLQRVERDRQASVVEQKRQNLMRKELAWLRRGAPARTSKPKFRIEVANQLIEDVPPVRNPVELQRMATARLGKDVVDLIDAGVAYSPEQQVLRDITWRIAPGERTGILGVNGAGKSTLLKLVSGELEPTSGRVKRGKTVKVATLSQRLTELDEHANERVREVIARLRTSYDAGGTEMTPAQMLERLGFTSAQLQTPVGDLSGGQRRRLQFLIVLLGEPNLLILDEPTNDLDTDMLAAMEDLLDSWPGTLIVVSHDRFLIERVTDQQYAVWHGGLRHLPGGIDEYLDLRARERDARGRAGMAGTADATSPLGAGGASPGDVRTSSRDGSASPAPTGSAATPALTGAERRALEKESSSIQRRLDRLAAAIAEVDDELAEGDQTDFEGLTALGDKRRELADEIEVLELRWLELAERLEA encoded by the coding sequence ATGGCCCACCTGCTTGGCGCCGAGGCGCTCCACCTCGAATACCCGACTCGCGTGATCTTCGATGGCGTCACGGTCGGCATCAACGAGGGCGACCGCATCGGCATCGTCGGGCGCAACGGCGACGGCAAATCGACGCTGCTCTCGCTTCTGTCTGGGCGCATCCCACCCGACTCGGGGCGCGTGACGGTGCGCGGCGGGGTGCGCATCGGGATGCTCGACCAGGGCGACACGACCGACCCCGACCTGACGGTGGGGCGCGCGATCGTCGGCGACCGCGACGAGCACGAGTGGGCAGGCGACGCGAAGGTGCGCGACGTGATTCGCGGGCTCGCGGGCGACCTCGACTGGAACGCGCGCGTCGGCGACCTCTCGGGCGGCCAGCAGCGGCGCGTTTCGCTCGCGCACCTACTCACCGACGACCACGACGTCGTCTTCCTCGACGAGCCCACGAACCACCTCGATGTCGAGGGCATCGCCTGGCTCGCCGAGCACCTGAACCGCCGCTGGCCGCGCGGCGCGGGCGGGCTCGTGGTCGTCACGCACGACCGCTGGTTCCTCGACGCCGTCTGCACGGGCATGTGGGAGGTGCATGACCGCATCATCGAGCCGTTCGAGGGCGGGTACGCCGCCTATGTGCTGCAGCGGGTGGAGCGCGACCGCCAGGCCTCTGTTGTCGAACAGAAGCGGCAGAACCTCATGCGCAAGGAGCTCGCCTGGCTGCGCCGCGGGGCACCCGCGCGCACGTCGAAGCCGAAGTTCCGCATCGAGGTGGCGAATCAGCTGATCGAGGACGTGCCGCCCGTCCGCAACCCCGTCGAACTGCAGCGGATGGCGACCGCCCGCCTCGGCAAGGACGTCGTCGACCTCATCGACGCCGGCGTGGCCTATTCACCCGAGCAGCAGGTGCTGCGCGACATCACCTGGCGCATCGCGCCCGGCGAGCGCACCGGCATTCTCGGGGTCAACGGCGCCGGCAAGTCGACGCTCCTGAAGCTCGTCTCGGGCGAGCTCGAGCCCACGTCGGGCCGCGTCAAGCGGGGCAAGACCGTGAAGGTCGCGACGCTCTCCCAGCGGCTGACCGAACTCGACGAGCACGCGAACGAGCGCGTGCGCGAGGTCATCGCCCGACTGCGCACGAGCTACGACGCGGGCGGCACCGAGATGACGCCGGCGCAGATGCTCGAGCGGCTCGGCTTCACCAGCGCCCAACTGCAAACGCCCGTTGGCGATCTCTCGGGCGGCCAGCGGCGGCGCCTCCAGTTCCTCATCGTCCTGCTCGGCGAACCCAACCTCCTGATCCTCGATGAGCCGACGAACGACCTCGACACCGACATGCTGGCCGCGATGGAGGACCTGCTCGATTCCTGGCCCGGCACGCTCATCGTTGTTTCGCACGACCGGTTCCTCATCGAGCGCGTCACCGACCAGCAGTACGCGGTCTGGCACGGCGGCCTGCGGCATCTCCCCGGCGGGATCGACGAGTACCTCGACCTGCGCGCGCGGGAGCGGGATGCCCGGGGCCGGGCGGGCATGGCCGGCACGGCCGACGCGACCTCGCCGCTCGGCGCCGGCGGAGCATCCCCCGGAGACGTCCGGACCAGCAGCCGCGACGGCTCGGCCTCTCCCGCGCCGACCGGTTCCGCGGCGACTCCCGCGCTGACGGGTGCGGAGCGACGCGCCCTCGAGAAGGAGTCGTCGTCGATTCAGCGCCGCCTCGATCGGCTCGCGGCCGCGATCGCCGAGGTGGACGACGAGCTCGCCGAGGGCGACCAGACCGACTTCGAGGGGCTCACCGCCCTCGGCGACAAGCGCCGCGAGCTCGCGGACGAGATCGAGGTGCTCGAACTCCGCTGGCTCGAGCTCGCCGAGCGGCTCGAGGCGTAG
- a CDS encoding antibiotic biosynthesis monooxygenase family protein produces the protein MSVVKINAISVPEGAGPELEKRFAARKHAVDSAPGFEGFQLLRPTAGETRYFVVTTWASEEDFAAWRDGAAKAAHAGSDRKPVASGAELLEFEVVDLEP, from the coding sequence ATGTCTGTTGTGAAGATCAACGCCATCTCCGTGCCGGAAGGCGCGGGACCGGAGCTCGAGAAGCGCTTCGCCGCGCGCAAGCACGCGGTCGATTCGGCGCCCGGCTTCGAGGGGTTCCAGCTGCTGCGTCCAACGGCGGGTGAGACCCGCTACTTCGTCGTGACGACGTGGGCGAGCGAGGAGGACTTCGCGGCGTGGCGTGACGGCGCGGCGAAAGCGGCGCACGCGGGCTCGGACCGCAAGCCGGTCGCATCCGGGGCCGAACTGCTCGAGTTCGAGGTCGTCGACCTCGAACCGTAG
- the ribH gene encoding 6,7-dimethyl-8-ribityllumazine synthase produces MAGHGAPNLTIDGSGLRVAIIAASWHEQVMNGLLDGARRALRQAGVDDVVELRVPGTFELPVVASNVAETEVDAIVALGVVIRGGTPHFEYVCQAATMGLTDVTTHTGVPVGFGVLTCDTEQQALDRAGLDGSTEDKGAEAALAAVSTAVLLRDAIDD; encoded by the coding sequence ATGGCCGGACACGGCGCCCCCAACCTCACCATCGACGGCAGCGGACTCCGCGTCGCCATCATCGCCGCGAGCTGGCACGAGCAAGTGATGAACGGACTCCTCGACGGAGCCAGGCGCGCGCTGCGTCAGGCGGGCGTCGACGACGTCGTCGAACTGCGCGTGCCGGGCACGTTCGAGCTGCCGGTCGTGGCTTCCAACGTCGCCGAGACGGAGGTCGACGCAATCGTCGCGCTCGGCGTCGTGATCCGCGGCGGCACACCCCACTTCGAGTATGTGTGCCAGGCCGCGACGATGGGGCTCACCGACGTGACGACGCACACCGGCGTGCCCGTCGGGTTCGGTGTGCTCACGTGCGACACCGAGCAGCAGGCGCTCGACCGCGCCGGCCTCGACGGCTCGACCGAGGACAAGGGCGCGGAGGCGGCCCTCGCCGCGGTCTCGACGGCCGTGCTCCTGCGCGACGCCATCGACGACTGA
- the ribD gene encoding bifunctional diaminohydroxyphosphoribosylaminopyrimidine deaminase/5-amino-6-(5-phosphoribosylamino)uracil reductase RibD, producing MTSRSDAVADLDAAMAHAVELAALGPVYGPNPRVGCVLLAPEPDEGAWSNHVGAPRGGPAPDDVGDARPRRVIGEGYHRGAGTPHAEIDALHDARRRGIDPRGATAVVTLEPCSHTGRTPPCAEGLAAAGIGHVVYAVTDPNRLAAGGAEVLRTRGIRVTHAPHERASALNDVWATAVRRGAPFVTLKVATTLDGRVAAADGTSRWITGDLARAHAHEVRRRVDAIIVGTGTVAADDPALTARNADGALAGHQPLRVVVGTREVPAGARLRGPGGELVHLATHDVHVVLAELGGREIRHVLIEGGPTLATAFLRADVVDELHAYTAPLVLGAGAPVVGDLGVDTLAAAAQWRTVHVERLGDDVLMIARRHRPRTARDAADADSDADADATARADAGMGTATALTDSVGNGPPTASETVRARKEPA from the coding sequence ATGACCAGCCGCAGCGACGCCGTCGCAGACCTCGATGCCGCCATGGCGCACGCGGTCGAGCTCGCGGCGCTCGGGCCCGTCTACGGCCCGAATCCGCGTGTCGGATGCGTGCTGCTCGCTCCGGAACCCGACGAGGGCGCGTGGTCCAACCACGTCGGTGCCCCGCGCGGTGGCCCGGCGCCCGACGATGTCGGAGATGCACGCCCGCGCCGCGTGATCGGCGAGGGCTACCACCGCGGTGCGGGCACGCCGCACGCGGAGATCGACGCGCTGCACGACGCCCGCAGGCGAGGGATCGATCCCCGGGGCGCGACAGCCGTCGTCACGCTCGAACCCTGCTCGCACACCGGCCGCACCCCCCCATGCGCAGAGGGGCTCGCGGCCGCGGGCATCGGCCACGTCGTGTACGCCGTGACCGACCCGAACCGCCTCGCCGCCGGCGGCGCCGAGGTCCTCCGTACGCGAGGCATCCGCGTCACCCACGCACCGCACGAGCGCGCGAGCGCCCTCAACGACGTGTGGGCGACCGCGGTGCGGCGCGGCGCGCCCTTCGTCACGCTCAAAGTCGCCACGACCCTCGACGGCAGGGTCGCGGCCGCCGACGGCACGAGCCGGTGGATCACCGGCGACCTCGCCCGCGCACACGCCCACGAGGTGCGGCGGCGGGTCGACGCGATCATCGTCGGTACCGGCACCGTGGCCGCCGACGACCCTGCGCTCACCGCCCGCAACGCCGACGGTGCGCTCGCGGGGCATCAGCCACTTCGCGTCGTGGTCGGCACGCGCGAGGTGCCGGCCGGCGCCAGGCTGCGCGGGCCCGGCGGCGAGCTCGTGCACCTCGCGACGCATGACGTGCACGTCGTGCTCGCCGAACTCGGCGGCCGCGAGATCAGGCACGTGCTCATCGAGGGAGGGCCGACGCTCGCGACGGCGTTCCTGCGCGCCGACGTGGTCGATGAACTGCACGCCTACACTGCGCCACTCGTCCTGGGCGCGGGAGCCCCCGTCGTCGGCGACCTCGGCGTCGACACGCTCGCCGCTGCGGCGCAGTGGCGCACCGTGCACGTCGAGCGACTCGGCGACGACGTGCTGATGATCGCGCGGCGCCACCGTCCACGCACGGCCCGCGACGCAGCCGACGCCGATTCCGACGCCGACGCCGACGCGACCGCCCGTGCCGATGCCGGCATGGGAACGGCCACGGCGCTGACCGACTCCGTCGGTAACGGCCCACCAACCGCGAGCGAGACCGTTCGCGCCCGAAAGGAACCTGCATGA
- a CDS encoding RNA-binding S4 domain-containing protein, with translation MSVRVDVWLWAVRIFKTRSRSTAACKAGHVRVGDDRAKPATPVRIGDRVRVRIEGFDRDLEVTGLIEKRGSAEVARANLIDHSPPRPKAIDVGYVPMREPGAGRPTKRERRDLTRLRGH, from the coding sequence ATGAGCGTGCGGGTCGACGTGTGGCTGTGGGCGGTGCGCATCTTCAAGACGCGCTCCCGCTCGACGGCCGCCTGTAAGGCCGGGCACGTGCGCGTCGGCGACGACCGGGCCAAGCCGGCCACGCCCGTTCGCATCGGCGATCGGGTGCGGGTGCGCATCGAGGGCTTCGACCGCGACCTCGAGGTGACCGGGCTGATCGAGAAGCGCGGGAGCGCCGAGGTGGCCCGCGCCAACCTGATCGATCACTCGCCGCCGCGCCCGAAGGCGATCGACGTCGGCTATGTGCCGATGCGCGAGCCCGGGGCGGGGCGCCCGACGAAGCGTGAGCGACGCGATCTCACCCGGCTGCGCGGCCACTGA
- a CDS encoding MarR family winged helix-turn-helix transcriptional regulator, with amino-acid sequence MQQHSGHEGAVDAVDAIVRDWERERPDLDVDPLRIFSRVKRIAKQLDTVRKSAFAATGLELWEFDVLAALRRAGAPHRLSPKQLLAITLVSSGTMTNRLDRLAARGLVRREADPHDGRGVLVTMTDAGRVRVDEALTRLVAAERQLLEDLDPESRDGLADSLRRLTVAMEIDEHDERVRP; translated from the coding sequence ATGCAGCAGCATTCCGGTCACGAGGGCGCGGTCGACGCGGTCGACGCGATCGTGCGCGACTGGGAGCGCGAGCGCCCCGACCTCGACGTCGACCCGCTGCGGATTTTCTCGCGTGTCAAGCGCATCGCGAAGCAGCTCGACACGGTGCGAAAGTCGGCATTCGCCGCGACCGGCCTCGAGCTCTGGGAGTTCGACGTGCTCGCGGCGCTTCGTCGCGCGGGCGCGCCTCACCGCCTGAGCCCGAAGCAGCTGCTCGCCATCACGCTCGTGTCGAGCGGCACCATGACGAACCGGCTCGACCGCCTTGCCGCACGTGGCCTCGTGCGCCGCGAGGCCGACCCCCACGACGGTCGCGGGGTGCTCGTGACGATGACCGATGCCGGTCGGGTGCGCGTCGATGAGGCGCTGACCCGGCTCGTGGCCGCGGAGCGGCAGCTGCTCGAAGACCTCGACCCCGAGTCACGTGACGGCCTCGCCGACAGCCTGCGGCGTCTCACGGTCGCAATGGAGATCGACGAGCACGACGAACGGGTGCGCCCATGA
- a CDS encoding glutaminase, which translates to MQTPLPDYLSEVLTACSPDQEGELPDDIPELASADPGRLALALATIDGEVYSVGDDEVPFTIQSIAKPFVYALAIQDSGLDTVLQHISVEPSGDAFNELSLEASTGRPFNPMINAGAIAAHSLVIGPGADEGARTERIIDAFSALAGRQLSIDESVLESELENNHRNLGIAHMLRASGLLPDDPAEVVRGYAKQSSIAVTVRDLAVMSAALANGGRLVHSGERVMHSHVARQVLSVMMSCGMYDATGDWVTQVGIPAKSGVAGGIVGALPGQLGIAAFSPPLDPQGNSVRGVDLFQRLSRDMGLHLMDAEQPSHSVIRVIDEVADDAGEAWLVAEVFGAVRFSGGERVARRISGVPGIDEGGPTRVLLDLTAVHSLSEVARRMFVETARRLAHEGHRVLVLDPQGFTADADEPTIGDARVVGSLPWRRDAGA; encoded by the coding sequence ATGCAAACCCCGTTGCCGGACTACCTTTCCGAGGTACTGACCGCCTGTTCCCCCGACCAGGAAGGCGAGCTCCCCGACGACATCCCGGAGCTCGCGTCGGCCGACCCCGGGCGGCTCGCGCTCGCCCTCGCGACGATCGACGGCGAGGTGTACAGCGTCGGCGACGACGAGGTGCCGTTCACGATCCAGTCGATCGCGAAGCCGTTCGTCTACGCGCTGGCGATCCAGGACTCCGGTCTCGACACGGTCCTCCAGCACATCAGCGTCGAGCCGAGCGGCGACGCCTTCAACGAGCTCTCGCTCGAGGCCAGCACGGGCCGGCCGTTCAATCCCATGATCAATGCGGGCGCCATCGCCGCGCACAGCCTCGTCATAGGCCCGGGCGCCGACGAAGGGGCACGGACGGAACGGATCATCGACGCCTTCTCGGCGCTCGCCGGGCGCCAGCTGAGCATCGACGAAAGCGTCCTCGAGTCGGAGCTCGAGAACAACCACCGCAACCTCGGCATCGCCCACATGCTCCGCGCATCGGGCCTCCTCCCCGACGACCCGGCAGAGGTCGTGCGCGGATACGCGAAACAGTCGTCGATCGCGGTGACGGTTCGCGACCTCGCCGTCATGTCGGCCGCCCTCGCGAACGGCGGGCGACTCGTGCACTCGGGTGAGCGCGTCATGCACTCGCACGTCGCTCGTCAGGTGCTCAGCGTCATGATGAGCTGCGGCATGTACGACGCCACGGGCGACTGGGTCACGCAGGTCGGCATCCCCGCCAAGAGCGGCGTGGCCGGGGGCATCGTGGGCGCCCTGCCCGGCCAGCTCGGCATCGCCGCCTTCTCGCCGCCCCTCGACCCCCAGGGCAACAGCGTGCGCGGCGTCGACCTGTTCCAGCGGCTCAGTCGTGACATGGGGCTGCACCTCATGGACGCCGAGCAGCCGAGCCACAGCGTGATCCGCGTGATCGACGAGGTCGCCGACGATGCCGGCGAGGCGTGGCTCGTGGCGGAGGTGTTCGGCGCCGTCCGGTTCTCGGGCGGCGAACGCGTGGCACGCCGCATCAGCGGCGTGCCCGGCATCGATGAAGGTGGGCCCACCCGTGTCCTTCTCGATCTGACGGCCGTCCACTCGCTGAGCGAGGTCGCCAGGCGCATGTTCGTCGAGACGGCGAGGCGCCTCGCGCACGAAGGACACCGCGTGCTCGTGCTCGACCCGCAGGGTTTCACGGCCGACGCCGACGAGCCCACGATCGGCGACGCCCGCGTCGTGGGCTCGCTGCCGTGGCGTCGCGACGCCGGGGCGTAG